One segment of Panthera uncia isolate 11264 chromosome A3 unlocalized genomic scaffold, Puncia_PCG_1.0 HiC_scaffold_12, whole genome shotgun sequence DNA contains the following:
- the HADHB gene encoding trifunctional enzyme subunit beta, mitochondrial, with protein MTSILTNTLKNLPSTSKWALRFSLRPLSCSSQLRAAPAAQTKSKKTLAKPNIRNIVVVEGVRIPFLQSGTSYKELMPHDLARAALLGLLHRTNVPKDVVDYIIFGTVIQEVKTSNVAREAALGAGFSDKTPAHTVTMACISANQAMTTGVGLIASGQCDVVVAGGVELMSDVPIRHSRKMRKMLLDLNKAKTLGQRLSLISKFRLNFLSPELPAVAEFSTSETMGHSADRLAAAFAVSRLDQDEYALRSHSLAKKAQDEGLLSDVVPFKVPGKDTVTKDNGIRPSSLEQMAKLKPAFIKPYGTVTAANSSFLTDGASAMLIMAEEKALAMGYKPKAYLRDFVYVSQDPKDQLLLGPTYATPKVLERAGLTMTDIDAFEFHEAFSGQILANFKAMDSDWFAQNYMGRKTKVGSPPLEKFNNWGGSLSLGHPFGATGCRLVMAAANRLRKEGGQYGLVAACAAGGQGHAMIVEAYPK; from the exons ATGACTTCCATCTTGACTAACACGCTTAAAAATCTTCCCAGTACATCAAAATGGGCCCTCAGATTTT CTTTAAGACCTCTAAGCTGTTCCTCCCAGCTACGAGCTGCCCCAG CCGCCCAGACCAAGTCAAAGAAAACCTTAGCCAAACCCAATATAAGGAATATTGTGGTGGTGGAGGGTGTTCGCATTCCATTTTTGCAGTCGGGCACTTC atATAAGGAACTGATGCCACATGATTTGGCTAGAGCAGCACTTTT GGGTTTGCTGCATCGGACCAATGTCCCGAAGGATGTTGTTGATTATATCATCTTTGGCACAGTTATACAGGAAGTGAAGACTAGCAATGTGGCTAGAGAG GCTGCCCTGGGAGCTGGCTTCTCTGACAAgactcctgctcacactgtcacCATGGCTTGCATCTCTGCCAACCAAGCCATGACCACAG GTGTTGGCTTGATCGCCTCTGGGCAGTGCGATGTGGTCGTGGCAGGTGGTGTAGAGTTAATGTCTGATGTCCCTATTCGTCATtcaaggaaaatgaggaagatgTTGCTTGATCTCAATAAGGCCAAGACTCTGGGTCAGCGACTGTCTTTAATCTCTAAATTCAGATTGAATTTCCTGTCACCCGAG ctccctgcGGTGGCCGAGTTCTCCACCAGTGAGACCATGGGCCACTCTGCAGACCGACTGGCCGCTGCCTTTGCTGTTTCTCGACTGGACCAGGATGAGTACGCGCTGCGCTCTCACAGCCTGGCCAAGAAGGCCCAGGATGAAGGACTCCTGTCTGATGTTGTGCCCTTCAAAGTACCAG gaaaagatACAGTTACCAAAGATAATGGCATTCGTCCTTCGTCTCTGGAGCAGATGGCCAAACTAAAACCTGCATTCATCAAGCCCTATGGCACAGTGACGGCTGCAAATTCTTCTTTCCTG ACTGATGGTGCATCTGCAATGCTGATAATGGCAGAGGAGAAAGCTCTGGCCATGGGTTATAAGCCAAAGGCGTATTTGAG GGATTTTGTGTATGTGTCTCAGGATCCAAAAGATCAACTTTTACTTGG accaACTTACGCTACTCCAAAAGTTCTGGAAAGGGCAGGATTAACAATGACTGATATCGATGCTTTTGAATTTCATGAAGCATTCTCA GGTCAGATTTTGGCTAATTTTAAAGCCATGGATTCTGATTGGTTTGCACAAAATTACATGGGTAGAAAAACCAAG GTTGGGTCACCTCCTTTGGAGAAGTTTAACAACTGGGGTGGATCGCTGTCCCTGGGACACCCATTTGGAGCTACTGGCTGCCGGTTGGTCATGGCAGCTGCCAACAGATTACGGAAGGAGGGAGGCCAGTATGGCTTGGTGGCTGCCTGTGCCGCTGGAGGGCAG